A single region of the Geobacillus subterraneus genome encodes:
- the buk gene encoding butyrate kinase: MQEQKFRILTINPGSTSTKIGVFENERPLLEKTIRHDADVLRQYATIIDQYEFRKQTILAALDEEGINLSKLSAVCGRGGLLRPIEGGTYRVNEAMLDDLRRGYSGQHASNLGGILAHEIASALNIPAFIVDPVVVDELEPIARISGFPLIERRSIFHALNQKAVARRVARQLGKRYDELNFIVAHMGGGITVGAHKRGRVVDVNNGLDGEGPFSPERAGTVPAGDLVALCFSGEYYRDEIMNMLVGRGGLVGHLGTNDAVKVEKMIEAGNEQAKLVYEAMAYQVAKEIGAASAVLSGKVDAIILTGGLAYGKSFVEQITRRVQWIADVIVHPGENELQALAEGALRVLRGEEEEKTYLGEAAAPVSVRR; encoded by the coding sequence TGTTTGAAAATGAACGGCCACTGTTGGAAAAAACGATCCGCCATGATGCGGATGTGCTGCGGCAATACGCGACGATTATCGACCAATATGAATTTCGCAAACAGACGATTTTAGCCGCTTTAGATGAGGAAGGAATCAACTTATCGAAGCTAAGCGCCGTCTGCGGCCGCGGGGGGCTTCTCCGCCCGATCGAAGGCGGAACGTACCGGGTCAATGAGGCGATGCTTGACGATTTGCGCCGCGGCTACTCCGGCCAGCACGCCTCCAACCTCGGCGGCATTTTGGCGCATGAAATCGCTTCAGCGTTAAATATCCCGGCGTTTATTGTCGACCCGGTCGTCGTCGATGAGCTTGAGCCGATCGCTCGGATTAGCGGGTTTCCGCTGATCGAGCGGCGCAGCATTTTCCATGCGTTGAACCAAAAAGCGGTCGCGCGCCGCGTCGCTCGGCAGCTTGGCAAGCGGTATGACGAGTTGAATTTCATCGTCGCCCATATGGGCGGCGGCATTACCGTCGGCGCCCACAAGCGGGGGCGGGTCGTCGATGTCAATAACGGCCTTGACGGCGAAGGCCCGTTCAGCCCGGAGCGCGCCGGAACGGTGCCGGCCGGCGATTTGGTCGCTTTATGTTTTTCAGGTGAATACTACCGTGATGAGATCATGAACATGCTTGTCGGCCGCGGCGGTCTTGTCGGGCATCTTGGCACGAACGATGCGGTAAAAGTGGAAAAAATGATTGAAGCCGGGAACGAACAGGCGAAACTCGTGTATGAGGCGATGGCATACCAAGTGGCGAAAGAAATCGGCGCGGCAAGCGCCGTGCTTTCCGGCAAAGTCGACGCCATCATTTTAACCGGCGGCCTGGCGTACGGCAAATCGTTCGTCGAACAAATCACCCGCCGCGTCCAATGGATTGCCGATGTCATCGTCCACCCGGGCGAAAATGAACTGCAGGCGTTGGCGGAAGGCGCGCTTCGCGTCTTGCGCGGCGAGGAAGAGGAAAAAACATATCTAGGTGAAGCGGCTGCGCCGGTTTCAGTCCGGCGTTGA
- a CDS encoding alpha-ketoacid dehydrogenase subunit beta, giving the protein MPVISYIDAVTMAIREEMERDPRVFVLGEDVGRKGGVFKATQGLYEQFGEERVIDTPLAESAIVGVGIGAAMYGLRPIAEIQFADFIMPAVNQIISEAARIRYRSNNDWNCPIVIRAPYGGGVHGALYHSQSVEAIFANQPGLKIVMPSTPYDVKGLLKAAIRDEDPVLFFEHKRAYRLIKGEVPEDDYVLPIGKADVKREGEDITVITYGLCVHFALQTAERVAQDGISVHLLDLRTVYPLDKEAIIEAASKTGKVLLITEDNKEGSVMSEVAAIIAEHCLFDLDAPIMRLAGPDVPAMPYAPTMEKFFMVNPEKVEKAMRELAAF; this is encoded by the coding sequence ATGCCTGTGATTTCGTATATTGATGCCGTGACGATGGCGATTCGTGAAGAAATGGAACGCGACCCGCGCGTGTTTGTATTAGGGGAAGACGTCGGCCGGAAAGGCGGGGTGTTCAAAGCGACGCAAGGATTGTACGAGCAGTTCGGCGAAGAGCGCGTTATCGACACGCCGCTCGCCGAATCGGCGATCGTCGGCGTTGGCATCGGTGCGGCGATGTACGGCCTGCGTCCGATTGCCGAAATTCAGTTTGCCGATTTTATCATGCCGGCGGTCAACCAAATTATTTCTGAAGCGGCGCGCATCCGCTACCGCTCGAACAACGACTGGAACTGCCCGATTGTCATCCGCGCCCCGTACGGCGGCGGGGTGCATGGCGCCCTGTACCACTCGCAGTCGGTGGAAGCGATTTTTGCCAATCAGCCGGGGCTGAAAATCGTCATGCCGTCGACGCCGTACGATGTGAAAGGGCTGCTCAAAGCGGCCATTCGCGACGAAGATCCGGTACTCTTTTTCGAGCATAAACGCGCCTACCGCCTCATTAAAGGGGAAGTGCCGGAGGATGATTATGTGCTGCCGATCGGCAAGGCGGACGTCAAGCGCGAAGGCGAGGACATCACCGTCATCACGTACGGGCTGTGCGTCCATTTCGCCTTGCAGACGGCCGAACGCGTCGCCCAAGACGGCATTTCCGTCCATTTGCTCGATTTGCGCACCGTCTATCCGCTCGATAAAGAAGCGATCATCGAAGCGGCGAGCAAAACCGGAAAAGTGCTGCTCATTACCGAAGACAACAAAGAAGGAAGCGTCATGAGCGAAGTCGCCGCCATTATTGCGGAACATTGCCTGTTTGACCTCGATGCGCCGATTATGCGCCTCGCTGGCCCGGACGTTCCGGCGATGCCGTACGCGCCGACGATGGAAAAGTTCTTTATGGTCAACCCGGAAAAAGTAGAAAAAGCGATGCGTGAACTGGCGGCGTTTTAA
- a CDS encoding sensor histidine kinase, whose protein sequence is MKRLRLGQKVWLAIGAAVVVTLAFSFGLLNYFYRTVYMKEVERTLIAEGTNLARDYRGGAIAREFRQQIEWYDEKSTATILLIDNPRELSACFPFPVHYDALVSGRDRETLLAGKPVVKTGYEKRFGRRVMAVAVPLLDDKRLMGAIYLYMPLADVQAATKRAAAAFWPLAAVFAAALLVVGRRMVRQLVEPLQAMERAAERMAEGRYEAGIPVRSDDEIGRLAKAFNQMADAIAKEDEQKREFLANVSHELRTPLSYMKGYSEALLAGLAKTKEEEKAYLRLIHRETERMERLVGDLLDLARLEGQSVPLERAPVAFAQVIEDVIAMYEPIAAQKRIKLSCDLDYDVIVNGDADRLEQVMRNLLDNAIRYTPEGGAVTVRLSRPSEAEGELVIEDTGKGIPKDQLPLLGQRFFRVDRARTRKEGGTGLGLAIVKQIVALHGGAIQFDSDLGRGTTVSVRLPLVREGEETYVQDKGTDGVSSI, encoded by the coding sequence ATGAAACGGCTCCGCTTAGGACAAAAAGTATGGCTGGCGATCGGCGCCGCGGTCGTGGTGACGCTGGCGTTTTCCTTTGGCCTTCTCAATTATTTTTACCGAACGGTGTACATGAAAGAAGTCGAGCGGACGTTGATCGCGGAAGGGACGAACCTCGCCCGCGACTATCGGGGCGGGGCGATCGCTCGGGAATTCCGCCAGCAAATCGAATGGTATGACGAAAAATCGACGGCCACCATCCTATTGATCGACAACCCGCGCGAACTGAGCGCCTGCTTTCCGTTTCCGGTCCACTATGACGCGTTAGTCAGCGGCCGCGACCGGGAAACGCTGCTAGCCGGGAAGCCGGTTGTCAAAACCGGCTACGAAAAGCGGTTTGGCCGCCGCGTGATGGCGGTCGCCGTTCCGCTTCTTGATGACAAGCGGCTTATGGGAGCGATTTATTTGTATATGCCGCTCGCCGACGTCCAAGCAGCAACCAAACGGGCAGCCGCCGCGTTTTGGCCGTTGGCCGCCGTATTCGCCGCCGCGCTTTTGGTTGTCGGCCGACGGATGGTGCGGCAACTGGTCGAACCGTTGCAGGCGATGGAACGGGCTGCTGAGCGCATGGCGGAAGGGCGCTACGAAGCGGGCATCCCCGTGCGGAGTGATGATGAAATCGGCCGCCTGGCGAAGGCGTTCAACCAAATGGCCGACGCCATTGCCAAAGAAGACGAGCAAAAGCGCGAGTTTTTAGCGAACGTTTCGCATGAATTGCGCACGCCGCTCAGCTATATGAAAGGGTACAGCGAAGCGCTCCTGGCTGGCCTTGCGAAAACGAAAGAAGAAGAAAAGGCGTACCTTCGCCTCATCCACCGCGAAACGGAACGGATGGAGCGGCTTGTTGGCGACTTGCTCGATTTGGCGCGCCTTGAAGGGCAAAGCGTGCCGCTCGAGCGCGCGCCGGTGGCGTTCGCCCAAGTGATCGAAGATGTCATCGCCATGTACGAACCGATCGCCGCGCAAAAGCGGATCAAACTGTCATGCGATTTGGACTATGACGTCATCGTCAACGGCGACGCCGATCGGCTCGAACAAGTCATGCGCAACTTGCTTGACAACGCCATCCGCTACACTCCGGAAGGCGGCGCGGTGACGGTGCGGCTTTCCCGCCCGTCGGAAGCAGAAGGAGAACTCGTGATCGAAGACACGGGAAAAGGCATCCCGAAAGACCAGCTCCCGCTTCTCGGCCAGCGCTTTTTCCGCGTCGACCGCGCCCGCACTCGCAAAGAAGGCGGCACCGGCTTAGGGCTGGCCATCGTCAAGCAAATCGTCGCCCTTCATGGCGGCGCCATTCAGTTCGACAGCGACCTTGGCCGCGGGACGACGGTATCTGTCCGCCTGCCGCTCGTTAGGGAAGGGGAAGAAACATACGTTCAAGACAAAGGAACGGATGGTGTATCATCAATATAA
- a CDS encoding thiamine pyrophosphate-dependent dehydrogenase E1 component subunit alpha: MAQNRHQALGLSDDTVLQMYETMLLARKLDERMWLLNRAGKIPFVISCQGQEAAQVGAAFALDRTKDYVLPYYRDMGVVLTFGMTPTELMLAAFAKAEDPNSGGRQMPGHFGQKKNRIVTGSSPVTTQVPHAVGFALAAKMEKKDFVAFVTFGEGSSNQGDFHEGANFAGVHKLPVIFMCENNKYAISVPISKQLACENVSDRAVGYGMPGYTVDGTDPLEVYRVVKEAADRARRGEGPTLVEAVTYRLTSHSSDDDHRVYRTEEELAEARAKDPIVSFANYLKETGILTDALEEDIQARVMKQVNEATDYAEKAPYAEPEHALRYVYAEE; this comes from the coding sequence ATGGCGCAAAATCGTCATCAAGCGCTCGGATTAAGCGATGACACTGTGTTGCAAATGTACGAAACGATGCTTCTCGCCCGCAAACTCGATGAGCGGATGTGGCTGTTAAACCGCGCCGGGAAAATTCCGTTCGTCATCTCGTGCCAAGGGCAGGAAGCGGCGCAAGTCGGCGCGGCGTTCGCTCTTGACCGGACGAAAGATTACGTCCTGCCGTACTATCGCGATATGGGCGTCGTGTTGACGTTCGGCATGACGCCGACGGAATTGATGCTGGCCGCGTTTGCCAAAGCGGAAGACCCGAACTCCGGCGGCCGGCAAATGCCAGGCCATTTCGGGCAAAAGAAAAACCGGATCGTCACCGGCTCCTCGCCTGTCACAACGCAAGTGCCGCACGCCGTCGGCTTTGCCTTGGCGGCGAAAATGGAAAAGAAAGATTTTGTCGCCTTCGTCACGTTCGGCGAAGGATCGTCGAACCAAGGCGATTTCCATGAAGGGGCGAACTTTGCCGGCGTTCATAAACTCCCGGTCATCTTTATGTGCGAAAACAACAAGTACGCCATTTCCGTGCCCATTTCCAAACAATTGGCGTGCGAAAACGTATCGGACCGTGCCGTTGGCTACGGCATGCCGGGCTATACGGTTGACGGCACCGATCCGCTCGAAGTGTACCGCGTCGTCAAGGAAGCGGCCGACCGCGCCCGCCGCGGCGAAGGGCCGACGCTCGTCGAAGCGGTGACATACCGCCTGACGTCGCACTCATCGGACGACGACCACCGCGTCTACCGGACGGAAGAAGAGCTTGCCGAAGCGCGCGCCAAAGACCCGATCGTCTCGTTTGCCAACTATTTAAAAGAAACGGGTATCTTAACGGATGCGTTGGAAGAAGACATTCAAGCGCGCGTGATGAAACAAGTAAACGAAGCGACCGACTACGCAGAAAAAGCGCCGTACGCCGAGCCGGAACATGCGCTTCGCTACGTGTATGCCGAGGAGTAA
- a CDS encoding Uma2 family endonuclease: MGSREKEQAPMTYKEYATWPEGKRCEVLDGNIISMAPSPTPEHQSISLQLSVEFGMYFRGKDCRVLAAPIDVYLFEDHRKGWMDENVRNWVCPDLVVICDKNKIQKNRIVGAPDLVIEILSPATAKIDRMDKRIAYERAGVKEYWIVDPANQVVEVYLREKTGKFELRGVYSRDDTVPVHGWEDLFIDLRNIFQ, translated from the coding sequence ATGGGTTCAAGGGAAAAGGAACAGGCCCCGATGACCTACAAAGAGTATGCGACATGGCCGGAAGGAAAACGGTGTGAGGTGTTGGACGGGAATATCATCAGCATGGCGCCGTCGCCAACACCGGAACACCAATCGATTTCGCTCCAGCTTTCGGTCGAATTCGGGATGTATTTCAGAGGAAAGGATTGTCGCGTGTTGGCCGCCCCGATCGACGTGTACCTTTTTGAAGATCATCGCAAGGGATGGATGGATGAAAACGTCCGAAATTGGGTATGTCCCGATCTTGTGGTCATCTGTGACAAAAACAAAATTCAAAAAAACCGCATTGTCGGTGCTCCAGATTTGGTCATCGAGATCTTGTCTCCCGCTACGGCCAAAATCGACCGGATGGACAAACGGATCGCGTACGAGCGGGCTGGGGTGAAGGAATATTGGATCGTTGACCCGGCGAATCAAGTCGTGGAAGTGTATTTGCGTGAGAAAACAGGGAAGTTCGAACTTCGCGGAGTGTACAGCCGCGATGACACCGTTCCCGTTCATGGATGGGAGGATTTGTTCATCGATTTGCGAAACATTTTCCAATGA
- a CDS encoding dihydrolipoamide acetyltransferase family protein — MAIEQLTMPQLGESVTEGTISKWLVSPGDKVNKYDPVAEVITDKVSAEIPSSFAGVIRELIANEGETLPVGAPICTIEVEGEVAAPSSEAKPAEEAPKAEDNAKPAAPKKAGRANNGRYSPAVLRLAQEHGIDLEQVEGTGLGGRVTRKDLLKLIESGQIPKAGAAPAAEQAAPKAEPRAEQPTPAAATVQPSAAAAQTAPVTAPPKPAPPTIEAGAGDIEIPVTPVRKAIAANMLRSKHEAPHAWTMVEVDVTDLVAYRDAIKDEFKRREGFNLTYFAFFVKAVAQALKEFPQLNSVWAGDKIIQRKDINISIAVATDDALFVPVIKHADEKTIKGIAREIAELAAKTRAGKLRPEDMQGGTFTVNNTGAFGSVQSMGIINYPQAAILQVETIVKRPVVKNGMIAIRDMVNLCLSLDHRVLDGLICGRFLARVKAILENMNKDNTPIY; from the coding sequence GTGGCCATCGAACAATTGACGATGCCTCAGCTCGGGGAGAGCGTCACCGAAGGCACGATCAGCAAATGGCTCGTTTCCCCGGGCGACAAAGTGAACAAATACGATCCGGTCGCCGAAGTGATCACCGATAAAGTGAGCGCGGAAATTCCGTCGTCGTTTGCCGGCGTCATTCGCGAATTGATCGCCAACGAAGGAGAAACGCTTCCGGTCGGCGCGCCGATTTGCACGATCGAAGTCGAAGGCGAAGTCGCCGCACCAAGCTCGGAAGCGAAGCCGGCGGAGGAAGCGCCGAAAGCGGAAGACAACGCGAAGCCAGCGGCGCCGAAAAAGGCCGGCCGGGCCAACAACGGCCGCTATTCGCCGGCCGTGCTCCGCTTGGCGCAAGAACACGGCATTGATCTCGAACAAGTCGAAGGCACCGGCCTTGGCGGGCGGGTGACGCGCAAAGATTTGCTGAAGCTGATTGAGTCCGGCCAAATTCCGAAAGCGGGAGCGGCACCGGCGGCGGAACAAGCGGCGCCAAAAGCCGAGCCGCGAGCGGAACAGCCGACTCCGGCCGCCGCAACCGTTCAACCGTCTGCCGCGGCCGCACAAACCGCACCAGTGACAGCGCCGCCGAAGCCAGCGCCGCCAACGATCGAAGCGGGAGCGGGCGACATCGAAATTCCGGTCACCCCGGTGCGCAAAGCGATCGCCGCCAACATGCTCCGCAGCAAACACGAAGCGCCGCACGCGTGGACGATGGTCGAAGTCGACGTCACCGACCTTGTCGCCTACCGCGATGCCATCAAAGACGAGTTCAAGCGGCGTGAAGGCTTCAATTTGACGTATTTCGCCTTCTTCGTCAAAGCGGTCGCCCAAGCGCTGAAAGAATTCCCGCAGCTGAACTCTGTTTGGGCCGGCGATAAAATCATTCAGCGCAAAGACATCAACATCTCGATCGCCGTCGCGACCGATGACGCTTTGTTCGTTCCGGTCATCAAGCACGCCGACGAAAAAACGATCAAAGGCATCGCCCGCGAAATCGCCGAACTGGCGGCGAAAACGCGCGCCGGCAAACTTCGTCCGGAAGACATGCAAGGCGGTACGTTCACCGTCAACAACACCGGCGCGTTCGGCTCCGTGCAGTCGATGGGCATTATCAACTACCCGCAAGCGGCCATTTTGCAAGTGGAAACGATCGTCAAACGTCCGGTCGTGAAAAACGGCATGATCGCCATCCGCGACATGGTCAACTTATGCTTGTCGCTTGACCACCGCGTCTTGGACGGCCTCATTTGCGGCCGCTTCCTCGCCCGCGTCAAAGCGATTTTGGAAAACATGAACAAAGACAACACGCCGATTTATTAA
- a CDS encoding response regulator transcription factor, translating to MSERTVLIVDDEEEMRLLVSMYLENAGFRCLEAEDGEEALALLSQHSVDAVLLDVMMPKQDGFAVCARIREQSDVPVLFLTALGEEWDKVKGFKLGGDDYIVKPFSPGELIARLEAVLRRVQRGRENDGRLQFGDLVINEKGRTVTVGGEPVKLTLKEFELLLFLAKHRGQAFSRDDLLVHVWGYDYTGNARTVDTHVKTLRMKMKDAGRHIQTVWGIGYKFEG from the coding sequence ATGAGCGAACGAACCGTTTTGATCGTCGATGATGAAGAAGAAATGCGTCTGTTGGTCAGCATGTATTTAGAAAACGCCGGCTTTCGCTGCTTGGAAGCGGAAGACGGGGAGGAGGCGCTGGCGCTGCTTTCCCAACATTCGGTCGATGCCGTGCTATTGGACGTCATGATGCCCAAACAGGACGGATTCGCCGTCTGCGCCCGCATCCGCGAGCAGTCGGACGTGCCGGTGTTGTTTTTGACTGCGCTCGGCGAAGAATGGGATAAAGTGAAAGGATTCAAGCTAGGCGGCGACGATTACATCGTCAAACCGTTCAGCCCGGGAGAGCTCATCGCCCGCCTCGAGGCGGTGCTGCGCCGGGTGCAGCGCGGGCGCGAGAACGATGGGCGGTTGCAGTTTGGCGACCTCGTTATCAACGAAAAAGGACGAACCGTGACCGTTGGCGGCGAACCAGTGAAACTGACGTTGAAAGAGTTTGAGCTGTTGCTGTTTTTGGCGAAACACCGCGGGCAAGCGTTCAGCCGCGACGACTTGCTCGTCCATGTGTGGGGGTATGATTACACCGGAAACGCCCGCACCGTTGACACTCATGTGAAAACATTGCGCATGAAGATGAAAGACGCCGGCCGCCACATTCAAACCGTCTGGGGCATCGGCTACAAATTTGAGGGATGA
- the lpdA gene encoding dihydrolipoyl dehydrogenase gives MAKEYDVVILGGGTGGYVAAIRASQLGLKTAVVEKGKLGGTCLHAGCIPSKALLRSAEVYAQTKQSEAFGVIAGDVRLDFAKVQARKAAIVEQLHKGVQHLMKKGKIDVYAGTGRLLGPSIFSPLAGTVSVEMNDGSENEMLVPKFVVIATGSRPRTLPGLEPDGEFVMTSDEALQMETLPSSILIVGGGVIGMEWASMLNDFGVDVTVLEYADRILPTEDEDVSKEMEKLLRRRGVTIITGAKVLPETLEKGNGVTIQAEHSGERKTFAADKMLVSVGRQANIEGIGLENTDIVVEKGYIQTNVFGQTKESHIYAIGDVIGGLQLAHVAAHEGIVAIEHLAGHIPAPIDYTMVPRCIYTRPEAAAVGLTEQEAKAKGYDVKVGKFPFKAIGKALVFGEAEGFVKFVADRNTDDLLGVHMVGPHVTDLISEAGLARVLDAAPWEVAHAIHPHPTLSEALAEAALAVDGRAIHF, from the coding sequence ATGGCAAAGGAATACGATGTCGTCATTCTTGGCGGCGGCACAGGCGGCTATGTGGCAGCCATTCGCGCGTCGCAGCTCGGCTTGAAAACGGCGGTCGTCGAAAAAGGGAAGCTCGGCGGCACGTGCCTGCACGCCGGCTGCATTCCATCGAAAGCGCTGCTCCGGAGCGCCGAAGTGTACGCGCAAACGAAACAAAGTGAGGCGTTTGGCGTCATTGCCGGCGACGTGCGCCTCGATTTCGCCAAAGTGCAGGCGCGCAAGGCGGCGATTGTTGAGCAGCTCCACAAAGGTGTGCAGCATCTGATGAAAAAAGGGAAAATCGATGTATACGCCGGCACCGGCCGCCTGCTCGGCCCATCCATTTTCTCGCCGCTCGCTGGGACGGTGTCGGTGGAAATGAACGACGGCAGCGAAAACGAAATGCTCGTCCCAAAATTTGTCGTCATCGCCACCGGTTCGCGGCCGCGCACATTGCCGGGGCTCGAGCCGGACGGGGAATTCGTGATGACATCAGACGAAGCGCTGCAAATGGAGACACTCCCGTCGTCCATCTTGATCGTCGGCGGCGGGGTGATCGGCATGGAATGGGCGTCGATGCTGAATGATTTTGGTGTTGACGTCACGGTGTTAGAATATGCGGACCGCATTTTGCCGACGGAAGATGAAGATGTGTCAAAAGAAATGGAAAAACTGCTCCGCCGCCGCGGCGTTACGATCATCACCGGGGCAAAAGTGCTGCCGGAAACATTGGAAAAAGGAAACGGAGTGACCATCCAGGCGGAACATAGCGGCGAGCGAAAAACGTTTGCGGCTGACAAGATGCTTGTTTCCGTTGGGCGTCAGGCAAACATTGAAGGAATCGGCCTGGAAAACACCGACATTGTCGTGGAGAAGGGGTATATTCAAACGAACGTGTTCGGCCAAACGAAAGAATCGCACATTTACGCGATCGGCGATGTCATCGGCGGCTTGCAGCTCGCCCATGTCGCCGCCCATGAAGGGATCGTCGCCATTGAACATTTAGCCGGGCACATCCCGGCGCCGATTGACTATACGATGGTGCCGCGCTGCATTTACACCCGTCCGGAAGCGGCGGCGGTCGGCTTAACCGAGCAAGAAGCGAAAGCGAAAGGCTATGACGTCAAAGTCGGCAAGTTTCCGTTTAAAGCGATCGGCAAGGCGCTGGTGTTCGGCGAAGCGGAAGGGTTTGTCAAATTCGTCGCCGACCGGAACACCGACGACTTGCTTGGCGTCCATATGGTCGGACCGCACGTGACCGATTTGATTTCCGAAGCCGGGCTCGCCCGCGTGCTCGACGCCGCCCCGTGGGAAGTGGCCCATGCGATCCATCCGCACCCGACGCTTTCAGAAGCCTTGGCGGAAGCGGCGCTGGCCGTCGATGGCCGGGCGATTCACTTTTAA
- a CDS encoding methylmalonyl-CoA mutase family protein, giving the protein MSDVAKMKEAAFPAPPMEEWEQEAERSLKGKPLERLVTMTYENIAVKPLYTRRDVEALGPLEQYPGFGHYVRGARPEGYRGEPWKVSQEISAASPSDWNEAVKHDLARGQTEIHFALGRLPFAVESVEDVAAMLDGVPLHRYSLRVDAGARSLPFLALLAAYFKERGVLLSSVRGAIGMDPLGAWAEQGTLPCSLERLADEMAEVTKWAMEQMPAVRTIFVRGEPYHNGGANAVQELAFSLASAVEYIRAGLDRGLTIDDIATRMQVSLAVGADFFMEIAKLRAARRLFAQVIEAFGGSESSRRIELHVRTSPFTKTVYDPYVNMLRAGAEAFAAVVGGADGVHVSPFDEAIGLADAFSRRIARNTQLILLEEAHLSQVIDPAGGSYYVETLTANLAEAAWKLFQQVEEKGGMKQALQDGFVQSEVGAVAKRRLERVKQRKEKIVGTNVYANLEETPIEKPKQTAVNMVLPLDEQRAADIRRTLVGGKWMETMIRAARRRATAREMAAALVDGNEVAAIAPIHTRRLAEPFERLRKAAEEHAERTGSRLSVHLINLGPLVRHQARADFIAGLFAAGGVAAERSDGFASVEEAIEWVRNTNGTHYIVCGADDDYPGFVPALAEAFKQAKPNAKLYVAGKPPEELENTYADAGVDGAIHLGSNAYDVIVAFFTERGVALDGEGR; this is encoded by the coding sequence ATGAGCGATGTCGCGAAGATGAAGGAAGCGGCGTTTCCGGCTCCGCCGATGGAGGAGTGGGAGCAAGAAGCGGAACGGTCGCTGAAAGGCAAGCCGCTCGAGCGGTTGGTGACGATGACGTACGAAAACATAGCGGTGAAACCGCTTTATACGCGCCGCGATGTAGAGGCGCTCGGCCCGCTGGAGCAGTATCCGGGCTTTGGTCATTACGTGCGCGGGGCGCGGCCGGAAGGGTATCGGGGCGAGCCGTGGAAGGTGAGCCAAGAGATTTCGGCGGCAAGCCCGTCCGACTGGAACGAGGCGGTGAAGCATGACTTAGCGCGGGGACAGACGGAAATCCATTTCGCTCTCGGGCGGCTGCCGTTTGCCGTCGAGTCGGTGGAGGATGTGGCCGCGATGTTGGATGGCGTGCCGCTTCACCGCTACTCGCTCCGTGTGGACGCCGGGGCGCGGTCGCTTCCGTTTTTGGCGCTTTTGGCCGCTTATTTCAAGGAACGAGGCGTCTTGCTCTCGAGCGTGCGCGGCGCCATTGGCATGGATCCGCTCGGCGCCTGGGCGGAACAGGGGACGCTCCCGTGTTCGCTTGAGCGGCTGGCTGATGAAATGGCGGAAGTGACGAAGTGGGCGATGGAACAAATGCCGGCCGTTCGCACGATTTTCGTGCGCGGCGAGCCGTACCATAACGGCGGGGCGAACGCCGTGCAGGAGCTCGCGTTTTCGTTGGCGTCGGCCGTCGAGTACATCCGCGCCGGGCTGGATCGGGGCTTGACGATTGATGACATCGCGACAAGGATGCAAGTGTCGCTGGCGGTCGGAGCCGACTTTTTCATGGAAATCGCCAAGCTGCGGGCGGCGCGGCGGTTGTTTGCGCAAGTGATCGAAGCGTTTGGCGGCAGCGAATCATCACGGCGCATCGAACTGCATGTGCGCACGTCGCCCTTTACAAAAACGGTGTACGACCCGTATGTGAACATGCTTCGCGCCGGAGCGGAAGCGTTTGCGGCCGTTGTCGGCGGCGCCGATGGCGTGCACGTGTCGCCGTTTGACGAAGCGATCGGGCTCGCTGATGCGTTTTCGCGGCGCATCGCCCGCAACACGCAGCTCATTTTGCTTGAAGAGGCGCATCTCTCTCAAGTCATCGATCCGGCGGGCGGCTCGTATTATGTGGAGACATTGACGGCGAACCTTGCCGAAGCAGCGTGGAAGCTGTTTCAGCAAGTCGAGGAAAAAGGCGGCATGAAACAAGCGCTTCAGGACGGCTTCGTGCAGTCGGAAGTGGGGGCGGTTGCCAAGCGGCGGCTCGAGCGCGTCAAACAGCGGAAAGAAAAAATCGTCGGCACGAACGTGTACGCCAATTTGGAGGAAACGCCGATCGAAAAGCCGAAGCAAACCGCAGTGAACATGGTGCTGCCGTTGGATGAACAGCGGGCGGCCGACATTCGCCGCACGCTTGTCGGCGGAAAGTGGATGGAAACGATGATTCGTGCGGCCCGCCGTCGAGCAACCGCTCGGGAAATGGCCGCGGCGCTGGTCGATGGGAACGAGGTGGCGGCCATCGCGCCGATTCACACACGGCGTTTGGCTGAGCCGTTTGAACGGCTGCGGAAGGCGGCCGAGGAGCATGCGGAGCGCACGGGAAGCCGGCTTTCCGTTCACTTGATCAATCTCGGGCCGCTTGTCCGCCATCAGGCGCGCGCCGATTTCATCGCCGGGCTGTTTGCGGCCGGCGGGGTGGCGGCTGAGCGAAGCGATGGCTTTGCCTCGGTCGAGGAAGCGATCGAATGGGTGCGGAACACGAATGGGACGCATTATATCGTGTGCGGCGCGGATGACGACTACCCGGGGTTCGTTCCGGCGTTGGCCGAGGCGTTCAAGCAAGCCAAGCCGAACGCGAAGCT